From a region of the Lactuca sativa cultivar Salinas chromosome 4, Lsat_Salinas_v11, whole genome shotgun sequence genome:
- the LOC111882982 gene encoding light-induced protein, chloroplastic encodes MAGVSLITQFPSNSVLVKSYPKLSSRFSSYLVNSTSFPVKNSAKSKLLFAGGVRKKFNFTLRAAAGENWEPESNVSSFFEEEEKPVPDKEPTEIDLLKKQLVGSFYGTSRGLTATSETRAEVVELITQLEAKNPTPAPTEALPLLNGKWILAYTSFIGLYPFLSRGTLPLVKVEEISQTIDSENFTVQNSVLFSGLGSTTAITTNAKFEVRSPKRVQIKFDEGIIGTPQLTDSIELPENVEFLGQKLDLSPFKGLLTSVQDTASNVAKTISSQPPLKFSISQTNAESWLLTTYLDEELRVSRGDGGSVFVLIKEGSPLLLD; translated from the exons ATGGCCGGAGTTTCTTTGATCACTCAATTTCCATCCAATTCGGTGTTGGTGAAGTCTTACCCAAAACTTAGCTCGAGATTCTCCAGCTATCTAGTTAATTCTACGAGCTTTCCCGTTAAAAACTCGGCAAAATCGAAGCTTCTATTCGCCGGAGGAGTCCGAAAGAAGTTCAATTTCACTTTGCGTGCTGCGGCCGGAGAGAACTGGGAACCGGAGTCTAATGTTTCTTCGTTTTTTGAAGAGGAGGAGAAGCCGGTGCCAGACAAGGAGCCGACGGAGATTGATCTGTTGAAGAAGCAGTTGGTTGGTTCGTTTTACGGCACGAGCCGTGGATTGACTGCCACAAGTGAAACGAGGGCGGAGGTAGTGGAGTTGATCACACAGCTCGAGGCGAAGAATCCGACTCCGGCGCCGACGGAGGCTCTTCCTCTTCTCAACGGCAAATGGATATTAGC CTATACATCTTTCATAGGTTTGTATCCTTTCTTGTCAAGGGGAACGTTACCATTGGTGAAGGTTGAAGAAATATCACAAACCATTGACTCAGAAAATTTCACTGTCCAGAATTCCGTACTTTTTTCAGGACTGGGGTCCACAACTGCAATCACTACAAATGCAAAGTTTGAAGTCAGAAGTCCTAAGCGTGTGCAG ATAAAGTTCGACGAAGGTATCATCGGGACACCACAGTTGACCGATTCCATCGAGTTACCCGAAAACGTTGAGTTTTTAGGACAAAAACTCGATCTGTCACCCTTTAAAGGGTTATTGACATCTGTTCAAGACACAGCTTCAAATGTAGCAAAAACCATTTCGAGTCAACcaccattgaaattttcaatctcCCAAACGAATGCAGAATCGTGGTTGTTAACAACTTATCTTGATGAAGAACTTAGGGTCTCAAGGGGAGATGGTGGGagtgtgtttgttcttattaaaGAAGGGTCTCCACTTCTTTTGGATTAA